Genomic DNA from Deinococcus planocerae:
AGCCTGGTGGGCATGGGCGCGGTGATGCTCAACGGCTCCAGCCTCGGGGCGGGGGCCGTGCTCGCGGCGGGGGCGCTCCTGCGCGAGGGTGAGCACGTCCCGGGCGGGATGCTCGCCGTGGGGGTGCCCGCCCGGGTGGTCCGCCCGGTGGAGGCGACGGAAAACGCCGCGCGGTACGTGCACAACGGCGCCCGGTACCGGCAGGGCCTCGCTCCGGTGCCTGTGGACGGGGACGGGGCCGTGGAGGTCGCACGGTGACCCCGCCCGAGGAACCCCGTCAGCCCGACCGCCAGGGCCGCCGCCGTCAGGTCCACCTGCCTTCCTCCCTGCCCCCGGGTGAGCCCGCCGAGGACCCGTCCGAGGAACTGGACGAACTCGTCCCCGAACTCCGCCCCATGTTCCCGGGCGCCGAGCCCTTCCTGGCCCGCTTCCTGCCCCAGGTGCCCCCGACGCACCTGGGCCTGAGCAACCGCTTTTGCGACCTGCACGCCTTCCTCAAGGCCCTGCACGACGGGGCGTGGTGCGGGTACCTGCACGCCTCCCTCGGGGAGCAGAACGCCTACGTCCTGCTCTTCGAGGGCCGGACGGTGACCGCCGCCGCCTCGGGGGCCACGGGCGAGCAGGCCCTCGGCGACCTGCTGCACCTCTACGAGCAGGGGGCCGCCCTGAGCGCCTACGCCCTGGCGCCCACTCTCGCGCACGTCCTGAGCGGCGTGGGCTCGCGGGCCTGGAAGTTCAACCTCACGGAAGACTTCACGGGCCTGCACGCCCGGCCCACGGGCGCGATCTTCTACGCCCGCGGTCAGATCGTCGCCACCATGCCCGCCACCCTGCCCTACGAGGGGGCCTTTCCCGCGCCGCTGCGCCCACAGACCCTGATCCTGCCGCGCAGCCTCGCCGGGTGGGCGCACCGCCAGTACGACCTCACCCTGCGGGGGAGGGACGCCGTGAACCCCATCACCGACGTGTACCTCACCTTCCGCGCACGGCACGGCACGGCGGGGCTCGCCCTCCCGCGGGCGCCGCGTGAGGGCCTCTCGCCCGCCGAACACGCCCTGCGCGCCGACGCCGCGCTGCACGATCTGGAGCCCCTGATTCAGGAGTTCGTGAAGACGGGGTACATCCAGGCGGGGTAGGGGGAGGCGGGGAGCTTGTCGCCCGTGGCCTGTCGCTTGTAGGGAGAAAGGAGGTCGGAGACGTAGATCCTGTCTCCGACCTGTCTTTTCCACAAGCCACCCGTTCTCACCGCAACGTGCGCGGCAGCTCCTGCGTCGGCAGAATCTTCTTCGGCTCGCGGAACTCGATGTTCTCCCACTCGCCCTCCTCAATCACCACGAGGTCCGGGTTGAGGCGGCGGAAGTGCGCGACCACGTTCTGCACGAGGTCGTCCGGGGTGCTCGCCGCGCTCGTGATGCCGAGGGCCTTCACGCCCGTCAGGTCCACCCCCGCGAGGTCGGCCTCCGTCTCCAGCCGCTCGGCCCGTCCGCAGGTCTCGCGGGCGAGTTCCAGCAGCCGCATCCCGTTGCTGGAGTGCGTGCTCGTCAGCACGAGGAAGGCGTCCACCTGCGGCGCGATGGCCTTCACCGCGTCCTGGCGGTTCTTCGTCGCGTAACACAGGTCCTCGCTGGGCGGCACGACCAACGCCGGGAAACGGGCCTTGAGGATGTCCACGGTCCGCCGCGTGTCGTCCACGCTGAGGGTGGTCTGGGTCAGAACCACCACGCGCTCGGGATCAGGGATCTCGACGGTATAGGGGTCGTGCAGCCCCTCGCCCTTCTTGCCCAGGACGCCGACGATGATGGTGTGCTCGGGCGCCTCGCCGCGCGTGCCGATGACCTCCTGGTGGCGGGCGCTGTCGCCGATCAGGAGGATGGTGTAGCCCTCGCGGGCGTACTTCTTGGCCTCCGTGTGGACCTTGGTGACGAGGGGGCAAGTCGCGTCGATGGTGGCGAGGCCGAGTGTGCGCGCCCGCTCGCGCACCGCCGGGCTGATGCCGTGGGCGCTGAAGACGACCGTCTCGCTCCCGGCGGGCAGCGCCGAGATGTCGTCCAGGCTCTCGACGAAGTGCACGTTGTGCCCCTGCTCCAGCCGCGCGACGACCGTGTGGTTGTGGACGATGGAGTGGTAGACGGTGACGGGTTTGTCCTCCGTCCGGGCGGCCTTCTCGACCGCCCCAATCGCCATGACCACCCCGGCGCAAAAACCGCGCGGCTTGGCGAGATGGATGCGTTCAACCATGAAAGGCCCCCGACATGGGCTCATTTTACGGGTAGGGGCGGTGCGCGAAGTCCCGCGAAAGCTCTATTCCAGGGGAAGCGCAAAGTGTTGTTCCGGAAGTGCTCGGCGCGGTCAACCCCTCAGTCAGCTTCGCTGACAGCTCCCCTCAAGGGGAGCCAGGGACGGGCGTTGCCTTTCAGAGCAGCGCGTCGTTTGCCTCCCTTTAAGGGGAGGTGGCCCGAAGGGCCGGACTCGCAGAGCTGCGCAGCAGAGGGGTCAGACCAGGCTGGGCGACCTTCGCGGTACTCCTGGTTTATCCTGCCTGCCCCGCCAGCGCTTTGCGCAGAATCCGAATCTGCCCCCGGTGGCTCACCTCGTCCTCCATGACGTGAAACCAGGCCCAGTGGTGGTTGGGGTAGTCGAAGCCGGGCACCCCGAGGCGCGAGGCCAGCCAAGCGTCGTCGCGGCGCGCGAGTTCGGCGAGGGTGCCCTCGCGGGCGGCCTCCAACTCGCTCAGGTAATGCTCCAGCGGGAAGCCCTGCACCCGCTCGCCCTCCTGCCCGAAGCTGATTGCCCCGCCGTAGAGGACCATCTCCCCCTCGTCGAGGTCCCGGTTCTCGAAGCTCAGCCGCTGGTACATTCGGTCCACCGCCGCGATGTGGGCGAGCAGCATCCCGATGGAGTTGGAAAAGCCCGGCGGGATGGCGTCCAGTTCCTCCACGTTCAGGCCCGTCACCGCTTGCAAGGTGGTGAGGCGGGCATAGTGCAGCATGGCGACGAGAACGCCGATGTTCGGGGTGTAGCCGGGCGGGGGCTCGATCACGCAGGCTCTTTGCCAGTCCTCATGGGTGGCGGTCATGCCTCACTGTAGGCCGCGGCTGCGGCTGAGGTTCGCCCGACCCCGCCTCCACGTTGCGCATCCACCACTCCTGCGGAATGGCGCGGCTGTGGTTCGTCCACACGTCCTCGAAGCTCGCCCGCTGCTCGGCCACCGCCCCCGCGTCGGTCGTGGCGAGCATCGCCTCGTTCAGGCCGAGGGACCCCCAGGCCGAGAAGTGGAAGTTCATGCTCCCCGCCAGCACCATACGGTCGTCCACCGTGTACGCCTTCGTGTGCATCCCGAAGGTGACGGAGCGGGCCTCGAAGCGGTCCTCGATGCCGCGCCGCCGGGCCTCCAGGCGCAGGAGGGCCACCCCGCTGCGGTTGGGGATGCGGTCAATCCCGTAGTCCACCATCAGCGCGCGGACCTTGACGCCCCGCTCCATCGCGTGCAGGACGGCGCCGAGGTACACCGGCCAGCGGCCCACCGGGCAGTCCTGCGGCTGGAGGTAGGCATACCAGCACCCCAGCGAGGGGCTGAACTCCGCCTGCATCAGGTCGAGGCTCTGCCGCGCCGCCCCGATCAGCGCCACCTGCGCCCGGTCGGCCTGGTCGAAGCCGGGACGGCGGTAGAGCATGAAGGCGCGGGACTCGCCCGCCGTCTGGAGGGTTCGGGCCGCGTCCGGGTGGGTGGGGGCGTCGGGCTCGCCCACCGTGCACCGCCGCGTCACCTCGTCCGCCGCCACGTTCTCCGGGCAACGCACCTGCCGCGAGTTGCGCCACAGGTCGTCGAATACGGCCACACCGTCTTGCGCGACCGGGCCGCGCATCCGTAATCCGAGGTCGTGGAGGTCGCGCCCGCCCGGCTCGGTGCCCGGCAGGTGCCACTCGGTGAAGTTGTACCCGGAAACGGTGAGGTCCTGCCCGTCGATCACGTGCAATTTGACGTGGCTGTGCGGGAAGTAGCGGTAGTTCGCCACGTCCAGCCGCCACCCCACCCGCGCGTCGTTCAGCGGCACGCCCAGCCGCGTCAGGTCCCGCACGAGGGCGAGCGCGTAGGCGGCGCCGTCCTCGCGGCTCAGGTCGGGAAAGCCGCCCAGCGCCACCTTCACGGTCATCCCCTGCGGATAGGCGGCGGGGTTGGCCCGCACCCGCCCGTACAGGTCACGGGCCGCCTGCGCGAAGGTCCAGCCGGGGCGCCCCTCCCCCGCGTGCCACTCCATACTGGCGAGGAGAACTTCAGA
This window encodes:
- the ispH gene encoding 4-hydroxy-3-methylbut-2-enyl diphosphate reductase; translation: MVERIHLAKPRGFCAGVVMAIGAVEKAARTEDKPVTVYHSIVHNHTVVARLEQGHNVHFVESLDDISALPAGSETVVFSAHGISPAVRERARTLGLATIDATCPLVTKVHTEAKKYAREGYTILLIGDSARHQEVIGTRGEAPEHTIIVGVLGKKGEGLHDPYTVEIPDPERVVVLTQTTLSVDDTRRTVDILKARFPALVVPPSEDLCYATKNRQDAVKAIAPQVDAFLVLTSTHSSNGMRLLELARETCGRAERLETEADLAGVDLTGVKALGITSAASTPDDLVQNVVAHFRRLNPDLVVIEEGEWENIEFREPKKILPTQELPRTLR
- a CDS encoding DUF664 domain-containing protein → MTATHEDWQRACVIEPPPGYTPNIGVLVAMLHYARLTTLQAVTGLNVEELDAIPPGFSNSIGMLLAHIAAVDRMYQRLSFENRDLDEGEMVLYGGAISFGQEGERVQGFPLEHYLSELEAAREGTLAELARRDDAWLASRLGVPGFDYPNHHWAWFHVMEDEVSHRGQIRILRKALAGQAG
- a CDS encoding phospholipase D-like domain-containing protein — its product is MPARFRRPRRQNLRLTLGALTLAGFGLSGGAGAVGSEFPVGLGTVSPPSPLDTSAPTCPIPTDPLELALWRVTTEGGRADHSCRNAFAGFLRTPRAPRQPDAFDVTAEQIRQARSEVLLASMEWHAGEGRPGWTFAQAARDLYGRVRANPAAYPQGMTVKVALGGFPDLSREDGAAYALALVRDLTRLGVPLNDARVGWRLDVANYRYFPHSHVKLHVIDGQDLTVSGYNFTEWHLPGTEPGGRDLHDLGLRMRGPVAQDGVAVFDDLWRNSRQVRCPENVAADEVTRRCTVGEPDAPTHPDAARTLQTAGESRAFMLYRRPGFDQADRAQVALIGAARQSLDLMQAEFSPSLGCWYAYLQPQDCPVGRWPVYLGAVLHAMERGVKVRALMVDYGIDRIPNRSGVALLRLEARRRGIEDRFEARSVTFGMHTKAYTVDDRMVLAGSMNFHFSAWGSLGLNEAMLATTDAGAVAEQRASFEDVWTNHSRAIPQEWWMRNVEAGSGEPQPQPRPTVRHDRHP